One stretch of Gammaproteobacteria bacterium DNA includes these proteins:
- a CDS encoding Stp1/IreP family PP2C-type Ser/Thr phosphatase, which yields MTGLIHVIMAGLTDPGRVRSENEDRIATHPELGLAVLADGMGGHQAGEVASGMAVDIVTRHFESREWQPAPEFQPTQTADEPETVMEAIRKANTAIYEAAQARPDYRGMGSTIVVATFYDNRMCVGHVGDSRLYRFRSDTLEQITRDHSVVQELVTRGIFTADEARQSLAKNLVTRALGVDAGIEPDVTETTVQNGDIYLLCSDGLNDVLTDIQIGDSLRRHNNDLDQAVRDLVDGANTHGGPDNISVILVRIDSDTPRSNELDEI from the coding sequence ATGACTGGCTTAATACACGTCATCATGGCCGGCCTCACTGATCCTGGGCGGGTACGGAGCGAAAACGAAGACCGGATTGCCACCCACCCGGAGCTAGGTCTGGCCGTGCTCGCCGACGGCATGGGCGGCCATCAGGCCGGCGAAGTGGCAAGCGGCATGGCGGTCGATATCGTCACCCGCCATTTTGAAAGTCGCGAGTGGCAGCCGGCGCCTGAGTTCCAGCCGACGCAAACGGCAGATGAGCCGGAAACCGTGATGGAAGCCATCCGCAAAGCCAATACCGCCATCTACGAGGCCGCCCAAGCCCGTCCAGACTACCGTGGCATGGGTTCTACCATCGTCGTCGCTACGTTCTACGACAACCGCATGTGCGTCGGTCATGTCGGCGATTCCCGGCTTTATCGCTTCCGTAGTGACACCCTCGAACAAATCACACGCGATCACTCCGTCGTTCAGGAGCTAGTGACTCGCGGTATCTTCACCGCAGATGAGGCGCGGCAATCGCTGGCCAAGAACTTGGTAACACGCGCCCTCGGTGTCGACGCTGGCATCGAGCCCGATGTCACCGAAACAACGGTGCAAAACGGCGACATTTACCTGCTATGTTCAGACGGGCTCAACGATGTACTAACCGATATTCAAATTGGTGACAGCTTGCGTCGTCATAACAACGATTTAGACCAGGCCGTGCGCGACCTAGTCGATGGCGCCAACACGCACGGCGGCCCTGATAATATTTCCGTCATCCTGGTGCGCATCGACAGCGATACGCCACGTTCGAACGAGCTGGATGAAATTTAA
- a CDS encoding succinylglutamate desuccinylase, translated as MHPIDFDTAQADFRAAGFRVDPLGEEIWRFYSPKPAPVQLLISVGIHGDETGPIEMLAQLLAEWQREPQAQQVDLLLCVGNLAAIKKSHRYVDRDLNRLFVEGLRPDHSAYETARAAQLMAAAGDFLASGKATAARQWHLDLHSTIRPSLFPRFAVVPRQTDAQRCDELAAWLSAADVDAVVFNDLPASTFSSYTAKLGATSCTLELGRIGRFGSHDTSVLENFRNALDRLVRTGSLVDNSRASAIATFKVTTEIVKRTSQFKLSFATDVPNFTPFPRDHVVATDVDVTYRVGAPLERIIFPNPKVDPGERAGLLIAPVE; from the coding sequence TTGCATCCTATCGACTTTGACACCGCCCAAGCGGATTTTCGTGCTGCGGGATTTCGCGTCGACCCTCTCGGTGAAGAGATTTGGCGGTTTTATTCCCCCAAGCCAGCGCCGGTGCAATTGCTCATATCGGTCGGGATTCACGGCGATGAAACCGGCCCGATCGAGATGTTGGCTCAGCTGTTGGCCGAGTGGCAGCGCGAGCCGCAGGCGCAACAAGTCGATCTTTTGCTGTGTGTCGGTAATTTAGCGGCGATCAAAAAATCCCATCGCTACGTCGATCGCGATCTCAATCGGCTGTTTGTCGAGGGTTTGCGGCCGGATCACAGCGCCTATGAAACGGCGCGTGCCGCGCAATTAATGGCAGCTGCCGGCGATTTTTTGGCGAGCGGCAAAGCAACGGCAGCGCGCCAGTGGCACCTCGACCTGCATTCGACTATTCGGCCGTCGCTGTTCCCGCGCTTCGCTGTCGTGCCGCGGCAAACCGATGCGCAGCGCTGCGACGAGTTGGCGGCATGGTTGAGTGCGGCGGATGTCGATGCAGTGGTCTTCAACGACCTGCCGGCGTCGACTTTCTCGTCTTACACCGCCAAGCTCGGCGCTACCTCATGCACGCTCGAGCTCGGTCGCATCGGCCGATTCGGCAGTCACGATACCTCGGTCCTAGAAAACTTCCGCAACGCCCTCGACCGGCTCGTGCGCACCGGATCACTTGTTGATAACTCACGGGCAAGCGCGATCGCTACTTTCAAGGTAACGACCGAAATCGTTAAACGCACTTCGCAGTTTAAGTTGTCATTCGCCACCGATGTTCCCAACTTCACGCCGTTTCCGCGCGATCATGTGGTAGCGACCGACGTCGATGTGACCTATCGAGTCGGCGCGCCATTGGAGCGGATTATTTTCCCCAATCCGAAGGTCGACCCAGGAGAGCGTGCGGGGTTATTGATCGCGCCGGTCGAGTAG
- the astD gene encoding succinylglutamate-semialdehyde dehydrogenase, which yields MASHFINGQRIDGTGEPLQSVCPATGQVVWQGRTASAADVAAACESAKARFPSWALLPPVDRAAVIVRFKEELSKAKDDIARAIGQEIGKPLWEARTEVASMINKVDISLRAYDQRTGTNVTATAEADSALRHKPHGVLAVLGPYNFPGHLPNGHIVPALLAGNTVVFKPSEFAPRVGLLTVDVWARAGLPAGVLNVVNGGRDTGMALTGHDTIDGVLFTGSYQTGVALHQQFAGRPEKMLALEMGGNNPLVAWQVRHIDAAVHHIVMSAFVSAGQRCTCARRLIVADDADGECLLARLVDVTARLRIGKWDADPQPFMGPVVSAKTAAGIYSFYETLVRAGAKPLLAMQYADRSSGFLSPGIVDVSAISECRDEEIFGPLLQIIRVPTFADAIASANQTTYGLAAGLLCEDRALYEQFFAHVRAGIVNWNRPTTGASSSAPFGGVGRSGNHRPSAFYAADYCAYPVVSLETAELALPSDLSPGLSL from the coding sequence ATGGCAAGTCACTTTATTAATGGTCAGCGAATCGACGGAACCGGCGAACCATTACAGTCGGTTTGTCCAGCGACTGGGCAGGTCGTTTGGCAAGGCCGCACCGCTAGCGCCGCCGATGTCGCCGCCGCCTGCGAGTCAGCGAAGGCACGATTCCCCAGCTGGGCATTGTTGCCGCCTGTTGATCGTGCGGCGGTGATCGTTCGCTTTAAGGAGGAGTTAAGCAAAGCGAAAGACGATATCGCTCGCGCGATCGGTCAAGAGATCGGTAAACCGTTGTGGGAAGCGCGCACCGAAGTCGCGTCGATGATCAATAAAGTAGACATCTCATTACGCGCCTACGATCAACGCACCGGTACCAACGTGACCGCGACTGCGGAAGCGGACAGCGCGCTGCGTCACAAGCCGCATGGAGTGCTCGCGGTGCTCGGGCCGTACAACTTTCCCGGTCATTTACCGAATGGTCACATCGTGCCGGCGCTGCTCGCGGGCAATACCGTCGTTTTCAAGCCGAGCGAGTTCGCGCCGCGCGTGGGATTGTTAACGGTGGATGTATGGGCGCGTGCCGGTTTGCCGGCGGGTGTACTGAACGTGGTGAACGGCGGACGTGATACGGGAATGGCGTTGACCGGACACGATACGATCGACGGTGTGCTTTTTACCGGCAGCTATCAAACCGGCGTTGCGTTGCATCAGCAATTTGCCGGCCGTCCAGAAAAGATGCTGGCGCTGGAAATGGGCGGCAATAATCCGCTGGTGGCATGGCAAGTGCGCCATATCGATGCCGCCGTGCATCACATCGTCATGTCGGCATTCGTCAGCGCCGGCCAACGTTGTACGTGTGCTAGGCGCCTGATCGTTGCCGACGACGCCGACGGCGAATGTTTGTTGGCGCGATTAGTCGATGTGACAGCGCGGCTGCGCATTGGCAAGTGGGATGCCGATCCGCAACCGTTCATGGGGCCGGTGGTATCGGCCAAAACGGCAGCCGGAATTTATTCCTTTTATGAGACGCTGGTTCGTGCCGGCGCGAAGCCGTTGTTGGCTATGCAATACGCCGATCGCTCCAGCGGATTTCTCTCGCCGGGCATTGTCGATGTCAGCGCCATTAGCGAATGCCGTGACGAAGAAATATTCGGTCCGTTGTTGCAAATCATTCGGGTACCGACATTCGCCGATGCGATCGCCAGCGCCAATCAAACGACGTATGGACTTGCCGCCGGTTTGTTGTGTGAAGACCGTGCGTTGTACGAGCAGTTCTTCGCTCATGTGCGTGCCGGCATCGTCAATTGGAATCGACCAACGACGGGTGCTTCCAGCAGTGCGCCTTTCGGCGGAGTCGGTCGATCCGGCAATCATCGTCCGAGCGCGTTCTATGCCGCCGACTACTGCGCCTATCCAGTGGTCTCATTGGAAACTGCTGAATTGGCTCTACCCTCCGACCTCAGTCCTGGATTAAGTTTGTAA
- a CDS encoding NAD-glutamate dehydrogenase, with amino-acid sequence MSERHLRVALSKVGERVAIRIEATVLPALSHLLPGLHNMGLFVERQVGSDSPVHLAGASVSELVLDADSSKRLQAIKDQTGLNDLLSRLFTGEAEDGRLNGLAIVAGLSVRQIMLVRTYASYLRQAGLRFSLSYMAESLRRYPDAIRTWTEIFDAKFNPRRAAATRAADVAAKREQFQNYVAAIVHPDSEEVLRKLDEVLDATVRTSYYINWQAYQLPDYIAIKICGEKINFLPRPRPYREIFVLSPRFHAVHLRGGPVARGGLRWSDRMEDFRTEVLDLVKAQMVKNAIIVPTGAKGGFVCRSITPESATRDEVAAEGVAVYEHFINALLDITDNLKAGTVIPPTDVVRHDEDDPYLVVAADKGTATFSDRANAIAVARGFWLGDAFASGGSNGYDHKKLGITSKGTWETAKIRFSELGVNWQQEPFTAVGIGDMGGDVFGNGSLLMPNMRLLAAFDHRHIFVDPTPDVAAAYAERKRLFNLPRSSWDDYQRELISKGGGIWSRQARSITLSAAARAALGTEHSKVTPDELARIILQAPVTVLYNGGIGTFIKSSDQSHEDARDRTNDSIRVNAADLRCRLAVEGGNLGMTQKARIEFASRGGLVYTDAIDNSAGVDCSDHEVNLKILLDQCFDGDLSNEQRNQLLASMAGDVERLVLKNNSGQARRLARETRASGRDAGRIKSLLVQLEQHSTLDRKLENLPNNDTVDRRAALGTACLVLPELSVVLAYAKSSLKASLVGTDHLDRLWSQAFFTGYFPKAVQSDKILSHPLRHQITSTLIANECVNRAGLDFAHGIASSYGVPLDRVLNVFAYVYTAFGLNQVCERWDDVICQSDVAHRDDFDRTLEEMIETSVIFFLNRPRYLTANGWKVVSQAVESSVRAIGSANASASSPAAAVQYILGLNEAVTQITSALKLITKQESDPQATLTTLRLVSEETGLQQLIALLEVAKAGSRGSNAFEFAISALRRQVVYFAEHVLRQSAAANPVKVTQILTELLQRMGFGDMRAEIARLQANSNLTSAREELAYHAWQLAERLEEARESYSR; translated from the coding sequence ATGAGCGAACGCCATTTACGGGTGGCGTTAAGTAAAGTCGGCGAACGCGTTGCCATCCGCATCGAGGCGACGGTGTTGCCGGCGTTGTCCCATTTGTTGCCGGGGTTGCACAACATGGGATTGTTCGTCGAACGGCAAGTCGGTAGCGACAGCCCGGTACATTTGGCCGGCGCGTCGGTATCGGAATTGGTGCTCGACGCCGATTCGAGCAAGCGGCTGCAAGCGATCAAAGATCAAACCGGGTTGAATGATCTATTGAGCCGGTTGTTCACCGGCGAAGCGGAAGACGGTCGACTCAATGGTTTGGCGATTGTCGCTGGTTTGTCGGTGCGGCAAATTATGTTGGTCCGAACCTACGCCAGTTACCTGCGCCAAGCCGGTCTGCGTTTCAGCTTGAGTTATATGGCCGAAAGTCTGCGCCGCTATCCGGACGCGATTCGGACATGGACCGAGATCTTCGACGCTAAATTCAATCCGCGGCGCGCTGCCGCCACTCGCGCTGCCGACGTCGCCGCCAAGCGCGAACAATTCCAGAACTACGTTGCTGCCATTGTTCATCCGGACAGTGAAGAGGTATTACGCAAACTCGACGAGGTGCTCGACGCCACCGTTCGCACCAGTTACTACATCAACTGGCAGGCGTATCAGTTGCCCGATTACATCGCCATCAAAATCTGTGGCGAGAAGATTAACTTCTTGCCACGACCACGGCCGTATCGCGAAATTTTCGTATTGTCGCCGCGGTTTCATGCGGTGCATCTGCGCGGCGGTCCGGTTGCTCGCGGTGGCCTGCGCTGGTCCGATCGCATGGAAGATTTCCGCACCGAGGTGCTTGATCTAGTAAAGGCGCAGATGGTGAAGAACGCCATCATTGTGCCGACCGGCGCGAAGGGCGGTTTCGTCTGCCGTTCGATCACGCCCGAATCGGCGACGCGCGACGAAGTGGCGGCCGAAGGTGTCGCGGTCTACGAGCATTTCATCAACGCCTTGCTCGACATTACCGACAATCTTAAAGCCGGCACGGTAATTCCGCCGACCGACGTGGTGCGCCACGACGAGGACGATCCATATTTGGTAGTCGCCGCCGATAAAGGCACGGCCACATTCTCCGATCGCGCTAACGCGATTGCCGTTGCCCGCGGATTCTGGTTGGGCGATGCCTTCGCTTCCGGCGGTTCTAACGGTTACGACCACAAGAAGCTCGGTATCACATCGAAGGGCACATGGGAGACGGCCAAGATCCGTTTCTCCGAGCTTGGCGTCAACTGGCAGCAGGAGCCGTTTACCGCTGTCGGTATCGGTGACATGGGCGGCGACGTATTCGGTAACGGTTCCTTATTGATGCCGAACATGCGGCTATTGGCCGCGTTCGATCATCGCCACATCTTTGTTGATCCGACCCCGGATGTTGCTGCCGCTTATGCCGAGCGTAAGCGTTTGTTCAATCTGCCGCGTTCTTCCTGGGATGACTATCAGCGCGAATTGATTTCTAAGGGCGGTGGCATCTGGTCGCGGCAAGCACGATCGATCACGTTGTCCGCGGCGGCGCGTGCTGCGCTCGGTACCGAACACAGCAAAGTGACACCCGATGAGCTGGCGCGCATCATTCTGCAAGCGCCGGTCACAGTGCTTTATAACGGCGGTATTGGCACTTTCATTAAATCGTCGGACCAATCACACGAGGATGCACGCGACCGGACCAACGACTCAATCCGGGTCAATGCGGCCGACCTGCGATGTCGGTTGGCAGTCGAAGGCGGTAATCTCGGCATGACGCAGAAAGCGCGCATCGAATTCGCCAGCCGCGGCGGCTTGGTGTATACCGACGCCATCGATAATTCTGCCGGTGTCGATTGTTCCGATCACGAAGTTAATCTAAAGATTTTGCTCGATCAATGCTTCGACGGCGATCTCAGCAACGAACAGCGTAATCAATTGCTGGCATCGATGGCGGGCGATGTCGAGCGCTTAGTGCTGAAAAATAATTCCGGTCAGGCGCGTCGTTTGGCACGCGAGACCCGTGCCAGTGGTCGCGATGCCGGACGTATCAAGTCACTGTTGGTGCAACTCGAACAACATTCCACACTCGATCGTAAACTCGAAAACCTGCCGAACAACGACACCGTTGACCGACGCGCGGCACTTGGTACTGCCTGTCTGGTATTGCCCGAGTTGTCGGTCGTATTGGCTTACGCCAAGTCGTCGCTCAAGGCATCATTGGTTGGCACCGATCATCTGGATCGGTTGTGGAGCCAGGCATTTTTTACCGGCTATTTCCCGAAAGCTGTTCAGTCCGACAAGATCTTGTCGCATCCGTTGCGCCATCAAATTACTTCCACACTCATTGCCAACGAATGCGTGAACCGAGCCGGGCTCGATTTTGCGCATGGCATCGCTTCATCGTATGGCGTTCCGCTCGATCGTGTGTTGAACGTATTTGCTTACGTGTACACCGCGTTCGGACTCAATCAAGTATGCGAGCGTTGGGACGACGTGATATGTCAATCCGATGTCGCGCATCGTGACGACTTCGATAGGACGTTGGAGGAGATGATCGAGACCTCGGTTATTTTCTTCCTGAATCGCCCGCGTTATCTCACGGCAAACGGCTGGAAAGTGGTATCGCAAGCGGTCGAGTCGTCGGTCCGAGCGATCGGCAGCGCCAATGCGTCGGCGTCGTCGCCGGCAGCGGCGGTTCAGTACATCCTCGGTTTGAACGAAGCGGTCACGCAAATCACCTCGGCGCTCAAGCTGATTACCAAGCAGGAGTCCGATCCGCAAGCGACGCTAACGACACTGCGACTCGTCAGCGAAGAGACCGGTCTACAGCAATTGATTGCGTTGCTGGAAGTTGCCAAGGCCGGTAGTCGGGGCAGTAACGCTTTCGAATTCGCGATCTCGGCGTTGCGTCGGCAAGTGGTTTATTTTGCCGAGCACGTGTTGCGACAGTCGGCGGCGGCGAATCCGGTTAAGGTGACGCAGATATTGACCGAATTACTGCAGCGAATGGGCTTTGGCGATATGCGTGCCGAAATCGCCCGGCTGCAGGCCAACTCGAACTTGACGTCAGCGCGCGAAGAATTGGCGTATCATGCCTGGCAATTGGCCGAGCGCCTGGAAGAGGCGCGCGAAAGCTATTCGAGGTAA
- the dapD gene encoding 2,3,4,5-tetrahydropyridine-2,6-dicarboxylate N-succinyltransferase, whose amino-acid sequence MKNIEKIISDAFEQRAKLTPKKSSATVKKAVQKAIDLLDAGKVRVAEKRDGQWVVNEWLKKAVLLSFRLNDNAAMRGGASNYWDKVPTKFASYKPKDFRKSGIRVVPPATARRGAYIAPNVVLMPSYVNIGAYVDEGTMVDTWATVGSCAQIGKNVHLSGGVGIGGVLEPVQAAPTIIEDNCFIGARSEVVEGVIVEQGAVISMGVYIGKSTKIYNRETGEVSYGRIPAGSVVVSGNLPSADGKYSLYCAVIVKQVDEKTRAKVGINELLRDI is encoded by the coding sequence ATGAAGAACATTGAAAAAATTATTTCCGACGCTTTCGAACAACGCGCCAAGCTAACGCCGAAGAAGTCCTCGGCCACGGTCAAAAAGGCCGTACAAAAAGCTATCGATCTGCTCGATGCCGGCAAGGTGCGGGTCGCCGAGAAACGCGATGGCCAATGGGTCGTCAACGAATGGTTGAAAAAAGCAGTGTTGTTGTCGTTCCGCTTGAACGATAACGCGGCGATGCGTGGCGGCGCCAGTAACTATTGGGATAAGGTTCCGACCAAGTTTGCCAGCTACAAACCGAAGGACTTCCGCAAAAGCGGTATCCGCGTCGTGCCACCGGCGACTGCTCGCAGGGGTGCCTATATCGCACCGAATGTGGTGCTGATGCCGAGCTACGTCAACATTGGTGCCTATGTCGACGAAGGCACGATGGTCGACACCTGGGCTACCGTCGGTTCGTGCGCGCAGATCGGTAAGAACGTGCACTTGTCGGGCGGCGTCGGTATCGGCGGTGTGCTCGAACCGGTGCAGGCAGCACCGACTATCATCGAAGACAATTGCTTCATCGGTGCGCGCTCGGAAGTGGTCGAAGGCGTAATCGTCGAACAAGGCGCAGTAATCTCGATGGGTGTCTACATTGGCAAGAGCACGAAGATCTACAACCGCGAAACCGGCGAAGTCAGCTACGGTCGCATTCCGGCCGGCTCGGTAGTCGTATCCGGCAACCTGCCCTCGGCCGACGGCAAGTACAGCCTGTACTGCGCCGTTATCGTCAAACAGGTCGATGAGAAAACACGGGCGAAGGTCGGTATCAATGAATTACTTCGCGACATCTAA
- the dapE gene encoding succinyl-diaminopimelate desuccinylase: protein MVDRTLALAMELIARPSVTPDDAGCLDLLIPRLQALGFKTERLRFSEVDNLWAERGTDGPLVVFAGHTDVVPSGPRESWNSDPFVPVIRDGLLYGRGAADMKSSIAAFITAIEDFSSRHPVHSGRIGLLLTSDEEGPAVNGTVKVLDWLKVRGIGIQYCIIGEPTSADVLGDVIKNGRRGSLNARLTIHGIQGHVAYPHLACNPIHAFAPALAELTTTVWDHGNADFMPTGFQVSNIHSGTGAVNVIPGQIELDLNFRFATAITDTALRERVEAILQRHGVKYSIQWKLSGPPYLTARGKLTGAAQAAVKRALDIDAKLSTDGGTSDGRFISPTGAEVIELGPLNASIHKLNEHVRVEDPARLASVYVHLLELLFSEDS, encoded by the coding sequence ATGGTAGATCGTACATTAGCGTTAGCGATGGAGCTGATCGCGCGGCCGTCGGTGACGCCCGACGATGCCGGTTGTCTCGACCTGCTCATTCCGCGGCTGCAGGCGCTCGGCTTCAAAACCGAGCGCCTGCGTTTTAGCGAGGTCGATAATCTGTGGGCCGAGCGCGGCACTGACGGTCCGCTGGTCGTGTTCGCCGGCCACACCGACGTCGTGCCTTCGGGTCCGCGCGAGTCTTGGAATAGCGATCCGTTCGTGCCGGTCATTCGTGACGGTCTGCTCTACGGCCGCGGCGCCGCCGATATGAAGAGTTCGATCGCTGCCTTTATTACCGCGATCGAAGACTTTAGTTCACGGCATCCGGTCCACTCAGGTCGTATTGGTCTGTTGCTGACTTCCGATGAAGAAGGTCCAGCGGTCAACGGCACCGTCAAAGTGCTGGACTGGCTGAAGGTACGCGGCATCGGCATTCAATATTGCATTATCGGCGAGCCAACCTCGGCCGATGTTTTGGGCGACGTCATCAAGAACGGCCGCCGTGGCTCGCTCAACGCCCGGCTCACGATCCACGGCATCCAAGGCCACGTCGCCTACCCGCATTTGGCATGCAATCCGATTCACGCCTTCGCGCCGGCATTAGCCGAATTGACGACCACAGTTTGGGATCATGGAAATGCCGATTTCATGCCGACCGGTTTCCAGGTCTCCAATATTCATTCGGGCACAGGTGCGGTAAACGTCATTCCGGGGCAGATCGAGCTCGATCTCAATTTCCGCTTCGCGACGGCAATTACCGATACGGCGCTGCGTGAGCGCGTTGAAGCGATTCTGCAGCGACATGGGGTTAAATACTCGATTCAGTGGAAGCTGTCGGGGCCGCCATACCTCACCGCGCGCGGGAAACTGACGGGGGCGGCGCAAGCAGCCGTCAAGCGAGCGCTCGACATCGATGCCAAGCTATCGACCGATGGCGGCACCTCGGATGGGCGGTTTATTTCACCGACCGGTGCTGAGGTGATCGAATTAGGCCCGCTGAATGCCAGTATTCATAAGTTGAACGAACATGTTCGGGTGGAAGACCCGGCGCGGCTGGCTTCGGTCTATGTTCATTTATTGGAATTACTTTTTTCCGAAGATTCATAG
- a CDS encoding FHA domain-containing protein yields the protein MSKLIIKYNEAVIDHIELRQGDMKIGRRSGCEIVLDHLAISGEHANIFTIGGDSFIQDLNSTNGTFINNKRVAKHHLRNGDTISIGQHSLVYLNEPAFQDTHEGDTLAKTVVINPSAPVAPTPARASTATPTPAPAPDRPLPEVKPAAPTIERRGTLFVLDGANSGKRIELTKAVTNLGKTGKQAGVITRTSDGYMLEASKEGDIPKVNGRAISSSGNKLRNGDIIEVAGIRVQFYLK from the coding sequence ATGAGCAAACTCATCATCAAATATAACGAGGCCGTGATCGACCATATCGAGCTGCGCCAAGGCGATATGAAGATCGGTCGTCGGTCGGGATGCGAGATTGTCCTTGATCACTTAGCGATCAGTGGTGAACATGCGAATATCTTTACCATCGGCGGTGATTCCTTCATTCAGGACTTGAACAGCACCAACGGTACCTTCATCAACAACAAGCGCGTCGCCAAGCATCATCTACGCAACGGTGACACGATCAGCATCGGTCAGCATTCGCTGGTTTATTTGAATGAACCGGCGTTCCAAGATACGCACGAAGGCGACACCTTGGCGAAAACGGTAGTGATCAATCCGTCTGCACCGGTAGCGCCGACGCCCGCGCGTGCCTCAACAGCGACACCGACGCCGGCCCCGGCGCCCGATCGACCACTGCCGGAGGTGAAACCCGCAGCGCCAACGATCGAGCGGCGCGGCACGCTATTCGTGCTTGACGGCGCTAACAGCGGTAAACGCATCGAGCTCACCAAAGCGGTAACCAATCTCGGCAAGACCGGCAAGCAGGCCGGGGTCATCACCCGCACCAGCGACGGCTACATGCTGGAAGCGTCAAAAGAAGGCGACATCCCGAAGGTCAACGGCCGGGCCATCTCGTCCAGCGGTAACAAACTGCGCAACGGCGACATCATCGAAGTCGCCGGCATTCGCGTGCAGTTTTATCTGAAGTAA
- a CDS encoding FHA domain-containing protein, whose amino-acid sequence MSKIVIKHHDAVVGNFDLKDGDAKIGRRAGCDIHLDHLAVSSEHARISTVDGESFLQDLSSTNGTFIDNKRVSRHHLAHGDVVIIGEYALVYLDAQSKKGEGATNKTSSDMPDPAVPDADNLTVRVKHGQLFVLEGTNSGKRIDLAKAVTNLGKTGKHSGTVTRTVDGYVLQASGESDKPKLNGQAVPAAGVKLRNGDVIEITGARLQFYLK is encoded by the coding sequence ATGAGCAAGATCGTCATCAAGCATCACGATGCCGTCGTCGGTAACTTCGATCTAAAGGACGGCGACGCCAAAATCGGCCGGCGCGCCGGCTGCGACATTCATCTCGACCATCTGGCGGTGAGCAGCGAACACGCGAGAATATCGACCGTCGACGGCGAATCGTTCCTGCAAGACCTCAGCAGCACCAACGGCACCTTCATCGACAACAAGCGCGTCAGTCGCCATCATCTTGCTCATGGCGACGTTGTCATCATCGGCGAGTACGCACTGGTTTACTTGGACGCACAATCGAAAAAAGGCGAAGGAGCAACGAATAAAACGTCATCGGACATGCCTGATCCGGCGGTGCCGGACGCCGATAATCTGACAGTTCGCGTGAAGCACGGCCAGCTGTTCGTACTAGAAGGTACTAACAGCGGCAAACGTATCGACCTGGCGAAGGCAGTCACCAATCTCGGAAAAACCGGAAAACACTCCGGCACCGTAACCCGCACGGTCGACGGCTATGTGCTGCAAGCAAGCGGCGAATCGGACAAACCCAAACTAAACGGTCAGGCCGTGCCCGCCGCCGGCGTAAAACTGCGTAACGGCGACGTCATCGAAATTACCGGCGCGCGTCTCCAGTTCTATCTGAAGTAA
- a CDS encoding LysR family transcriptional regulator, with product MRRKIPSIEALVAFEAAARHQSFTRAADELALTQSAVGRQIVLLEEYLGVLLFNRIKKRVSLTEIGQLYAKEIREDLNNIERHTLAAMSHHGVGGVLELAVIPTFASRWLIPRLPQFYALWPDITLNLTTRAEPFLFTDTPFDGAIHFGSPIWPGTVVEHLFGEEMVPVCSPNILAGRSELLPSDMEKYNLLHQSARPDAWRQWFAQAGISHFNGMKGARYELFSMLVEAARAGLGIALVPRFLVLSELAESSLCIPCHLSLRSEQGYYLAYPERKQSSALVQAFKEWLLSAAKQYRQLNL from the coding sequence ATGCGGCGAAAAATACCTAGCATTGAAGCGCTGGTCGCATTCGAGGCGGCGGCGCGGCATCAAAGCTTTACACGTGCCGCCGATGAGCTGGCACTGACGCAAAGTGCAGTCGGTCGGCAAATTGTTCTACTCGAAGAATATCTCGGCGTCCTGCTGTTCAACCGAATTAAGAAACGCGTCAGCCTGACCGAGATCGGGCAACTCTACGCTAAAGAGATCCGCGAAGACCTGAACAATATCGAACGGCACACGTTGGCGGCGATGTCACATCATGGCGTCGGCGGCGTACTCGAGCTTGCCGTCATACCGACCTTCGCCTCGCGCTGGCTGATCCCGCGGTTGCCGCAGTTCTACGCCCTCTGGCCCGACATCACCCTCAATTTGACCACACGCGCCGAGCCGTTTTTATTTACCGATACGCCATTCGATGGCGCCATTCATTTCGGCAGCCCGATCTGGCCGGGAACGGTAGTCGAGCATTTGTTCGGTGAAGAGATGGTGCCGGTCTGCAGCCCGAACATATTGGCAGGCCGTTCCGAGTTGCTGCCAAGCGATATGGAAAAATATAACTTGCTGCATCAATCGGCACGGCCGGACGCCTGGCGTCAGTGGTTCGCGCAGGCCGGCATTTCGCATTTCAACGGCATGAAAGGCGCACGCTACGAATTGTTCTCAATGTTGGTGGAAGCGGCGCGCGCCGGGCTTGGCATCGCCCTGGTGCCGCGATTCTTGGTGCTAAGCGAACTGGCGGAAAGCTCGCTGTGTATTCCGTGTCATTTGTCGCTTCGCAGCGAACAGGGCTACTACCTGGCTTATCCCGAGCGCAAACAGAGCTCGGCGCTGGTACAGGCATTCAAAGAATGGTTGCTTAGCGCGGCCAAACAGTATCGCCAGCTGAATCTTTAA